In Gammaproteobacteria bacterium, one DNA window encodes the following:
- a CDS encoding YqaJ viral recombinase family protein, producing the protein MSNSLKPERKIKIQPALKLIKTRDLNRDQWLTVRKNGIGSSDAAAAVGLNPYKSQLELWLEKTGRDGNLPKTDPNDESSPMYWGILLEPFVAAQYTKRTGNKVRRINAVLQHPIEPWMLANIDREVIAAPDVQILECKTTGINGVKLWKEGVPEYVQLQVMHQLAVTGKQAADVAVLICGQELQVHRIERDETMIEQLIELERQFWRFVELDQAPPADGSESAELALRSLYPHDNGKTLNLSRDPEMSQTFSDLLAVRQLLASQNQLESQLKQKIQQRLGEATKALFENGEVTWKRSKDKTELDTDRLLKDHPDLLQRYCLTKSGSRRFLIHEST; encoded by the coding sequence ATGAGCAACTCTCTCAAACCCGAAAGAAAGATAAAAATCCAACCGGCATTGAAACTCATCAAAACCCGCGATCTCAACCGGGATCAGTGGTTAACCGTGCGCAAGAACGGTATCGGCAGTTCCGATGCGGCTGCGGCTGTCGGTCTCAATCCATACAAATCGCAACTGGAATTGTGGCTGGAAAAGACGGGCCGTGATGGCAATTTACCAAAAACCGACCCCAACGACGAATCCAGTCCGATGTACTGGGGGATTTTATTGGAACCCTTCGTTGCCGCCCAATACACCAAGCGTACCGGCAACAAGGTCAGGCGTATCAATGCGGTATTGCAACACCCTATTGAGCCTTGGATGCTGGCCAATATAGACCGGGAAGTCATTGCTGCGCCGGATGTGCAAATACTGGAATGCAAAACTACCGGCATCAACGGCGTAAAACTATGGAAAGAAGGCGTGCCGGAATATGTGCAACTCCAGGTCATGCACCAACTGGCGGTCACTGGTAAACAAGCTGCTGATGTGGCGGTACTGATTTGCGGCCAGGAATTGCAAGTACACCGTATTGAGCGGGACGAGACGATGATCGAACAATTGATCGAGTTGGAGCGGCAATTCTGGCGTTTCGTGGAACTGGATCAAGCACCGCCTGCCGATGGTTCGGAATCCGCGGAGTTAGCTTTACGAAGTCTGTATCCGCACGATAACGGCAAAACGCTCAATTTAAGCCGTGATCCGGAAATGTCACAAACATTCTCCGATTTACTGGCCGTCAGGCAATTATTAGCCAGCCAAAACCAGCTCGAATCGCAATTGAAGCAGAAAATCCAGCAACGTCTGGGTGAGGCAACCAAAGCGCTGTTTGAAAACGGCGAAGTCACCTGGAAACGCAGCAAAGACAAAACGGAACTGGATACTGACCGGCTGCTCAAAGACCACCCTGATTTGCTGCAACGCTATTGCTTGACCAAGTCTGGTTCACGGCGCTTTCTGATTCATGAATCAACCTAA
- a CDS encoding restriction endonuclease subunit S, which translates to MKEWQYYKLDELGTVRRGRSRHRPRNAPHLYGGKYPFVQTADIKAANLYLTSYTQTYSEAGLAQSKLWEPGTLCITIAANIADTAILGIPACFPDSVIGFTPYEGKSDARYIKYYFDIFQKTFQQISQGATQDNLSAEKLLSMKIPAPPLPTQQKIASILSAYDDLIENNLKRIKLLEEMTQITYEEWFVRMRFPGYESVSINLSNGLPEGWELLPFEDLVDFKEGPGLRNWQYRNEGIPFLNIRVIKDGDVDLQKVQYLHPEEVHAKYQHFLLQENDHVISTSGTLGRLTTIRKCHLPLCLNTSLIRMRKKNERYGTWLIKHMLSSGFFQNKCK; encoded by the coding sequence ATGAAGGAGTGGCAGTATTACAAACTGGATGAGCTTGGAACAGTTCGCAGAGGTCGCTCTCGCCATCGTCCAAGAAATGCTCCTCATCTATATGGGGGAAAATACCCGTTTGTCCAAACTGCAGACATAAAGGCCGCTAACTTATATCTTACTAGCTACACTCAGACTTATAGCGAAGCAGGCTTGGCACAAAGCAAGTTATGGGAGCCTGGGACACTATGCATTACGATCGCTGCAAACATTGCCGATACAGCTATCTTGGGAATTCCTGCATGTTTCCCAGACAGTGTAATAGGTTTTACCCCCTACGAGGGTAAATCAGATGCACGTTATATTAAATATTACTTTGATATTTTTCAGAAAACGTTCCAGCAAATTTCTCAGGGCGCGACTCAGGATAATCTAAGTGCAGAAAAACTGTTGAGCATGAAAATTCCTGCTCCTCCTCTGCCAACTCAACAAAAAATCGCAAGTATTTTATCCGCATACGACGATCTAATCGAAAACAACCTAAAACGGATCAAGCTACTCGAAGAAATGACGCAGATTACCTATGAAGAGTGGTTTGTGCGTATGCGTTTTCCTGGTTATGAATCAGTTTCAATCAATCTAAGCAATGGTCTCCCTGAAGGATGGGAATTATTGCCATTTGAAGATTTAGTAGATTTCAAAGAAGGGCCAGGATTGCGTAATTGGCAATATCGAAATGAGGGTATCCCTTTTTTAAATATCAGAGTTATTAAGGATGGGGATGTTGATTTACAAAAAGTACAATACCTTCATCCTGAAGAAGTTCATGCCAAGTATCAACACTTTCTTTTGCAGGAAAATGATCATGTAATATCCACATCTGGAACTTTGGGTAGGTTAACGACTATTCGAAAATGCCACTTACCTTTATGTTTGAATACTTCTCTTATAAGAATGAGGAAGAAAAATGAGAGATATGGTACTTGGCTAATCAAGCACATGCTATCTAGCGGTTTTTTTCAAAATAAATGTAAATAG
- a CDS encoding hydrolase or metal-binding protein, whose product MLKGLVLTPPVIGRITIGKVVEKNGKRLPEKDDEFTITSQIQNKDGWVNHPLNEILRKEHGSKLRNIPVRLLFNDPDLNLRANYTLFDRQTGRPVCVGDGETCRRATNTGIQSFPCPAPESCELAKGGNCKPYGRLNVRIDDEDELSSFVFRTTGFNSIRTLSTRLRYFAAASGELLSTLPLELRLRGKSTTQSHRAPIYYVDLTIRTGMTMAESIAKAKTLADERKASGFDQVALDEAAKLGFENGAFEDSEEEGVAVVEEFYLDDTGAIPLRNPDNQEKKSDLMAKLNQKAKRINNTKNCEEQEM is encoded by the coding sequence ATGCTCAAAGGACTTGTATTAACACCTCCGGTAATTGGCCGGATAACCATCGGTAAAGTCGTAGAAAAGAACGGTAAACGATTGCCTGAGAAAGACGACGAATTCACGATTACCAGCCAAATACAAAACAAGGACGGCTGGGTCAATCATCCATTGAACGAAATCCTGCGTAAAGAACACGGCAGCAAATTGCGCAATATTCCGGTAAGGCTGCTGTTTAACGATCCTGATCTGAATTTACGCGCCAATTACACGTTGTTCGACCGGCAAACCGGCAGACCTGTCTGTGTTGGCGATGGTGAAACATGCCGCCGGGCAACCAATACCGGTATTCAATCATTTCCTTGTCCAGCGCCGGAATCGTGCGAGCTGGCTAAGGGCGGCAACTGCAAACCTTATGGCCGATTGAATGTTCGTATCGACGATGAGGATGAATTGAGCAGCTTTGTATTTCGCACCACTGGATTTAACAGTATCCGCACGCTATCGACTAGATTGCGTTACTTTGCTGCGGCATCGGGAGAATTACTGTCGACATTGCCACTGGAACTTCGCCTGCGCGGCAAATCGACCACTCAATCGCATCGCGCACCGATCTATTACGTAGATTTAACGATCAGGACAGGTATGACGATGGCTGAATCCATCGCCAAAGCCAAAACACTGGCCGATGAACGAAAAGCATCAGGTTTCGATCAAGTTGCTTTGGATGAAGCGGCTAAATTGGGGTTTGAGAATGGAGCGTTCGAGGATTCCGAGGAAGAAGGCGTTGCCGTGGTTGAGGAGTTTTATCTTGACGATACTGGTGCTATACCACTTCGTAATCCAGACAATCAAGAAAAGAAATCTGATTTAATGGCAAAATTGAATCAGAAAGCAAAACGTATTAATAATACTAAAAATTGCGAAGAACAAGAGATGTAA
- a CDS encoding ATP-binding protein translates to MTDTSIPTTVAPQVLLINHFKTLKLPTFAREYEKVGLECAREDVDYARYLLRLCELECIDRERRNTERRIRQAKFPVIKSLDTFDFAAIPGLNKSLILELMRCEWIDKRENIIALGPSGVGKTHIALALGLAACQKGMSVLFTTAAALVHELMEARDEKRLRTLQKQLTNVKLLIIDELGYVPFTAIGSELLFEVFSRRYEHGSTLVTSNLPFDEWTSVLGSERLTGALLDRLTHHVHILEMNGESYRLAASKKRQKQTVQTKPIEKEDARPI, encoded by the coding sequence ATGACTGATACCTCTATTCCCACCACGGTCGCGCCGCAAGTCTTGCTGATCAATCACTTCAAGACCCTAAAGTTACCAACCTTTGCACGTGAATATGAAAAGGTGGGACTCGAATGCGCACGTGAGGATGTTGATTATGCACGCTATTTATTGCGACTATGCGAACTGGAATGCATTGATCGTGAACGGCGGAATACCGAGCGGCGCATACGTCAGGCGAAATTCCCAGTAATTAAAAGCCTGGATACGTTCGACTTTGCTGCAATACCTGGACTGAATAAATCATTGATACTGGAGTTGATGCGCTGTGAATGGATCGATAAGCGCGAGAACATCATTGCGTTGGGCCCATCAGGCGTTGGCAAGACTCATATCGCATTGGCTTTAGGGCTGGCTGCCTGCCAAAAAGGCATGAGCGTTTTATTCACGACAGCTGCAGCGCTGGTGCATGAGTTAATGGAGGCGCGCGATGAAAAGCGATTACGTACCTTGCAAAAGCAATTGACCAACGTCAAATTGCTGATCATCGACGAACTGGGTTATGTGCCATTTACTGCAATTGGTTCAGAGCTCTTATTCGAAGTATTCAGCCGTCGATATGAACATGGATCCACTTTAGTCACATCGAATTTACCATTTGATGAGTGGACCAGTGTGTTGGGATCAGAACGATTGACCGGTGCGCTGTTGGATCGCTTAACCCATCATGTTCATATTCTGGAAATGAATGGAGAATCGTATCGCCTGGCCGCAAGCAAGAAACGGCAAAAGCAGACAGTACAAACCAAGCCTATAGAAAAGGAGGATGCCAGACCAATATAA
- a CDS encoding IS21 family transposase, protein MYTVELYVKIRRAVMVEGRSEREVARYFGIHRKTVKKMCQYAAPPGYRRKREPVSPKLAPFTGIIDAILEADKQVHVKQRHTAIRILERLREEHGFTGGYTIVRNYVNKAAIRQKEMFMPLVHLPGHAQVDFGEADGYIGGKLVRFHYFCLDMPHSDGCFVKAYPTEDTESFLDGHVAAFAFLGGIPQSILYDNTKIAVAKILGDGKRQRTKAFSELQSHYLFEDKFGRPAKGNDKGKVEGMVGYSRRHFMVPLPIAADFNALNAKLLDGCIKRQQAKLRGQTETIAERMKRDTAALMALPAVAFDACHKISTRVSSLSLVRYRSNDYSVPTQYGHWEVLVKGYVDRVEICLGTDTIARHARSYGREEFIYNPLHYLALLEQKPRALDQAAPLQDWVLPEVFDRLRRVLEVRMERRGRKEYIQILRLLENFSLAQVEQAIKQAMGFGTIGFDAIKHLILCAIEQRPAKLDLMLYPYLPRASVKSTEPRSYLSLLQGFKSSQSTEVRYD, encoded by the coding sequence ATGTATACAGTGGAACTATATGTAAAGATTCGACGTGCGGTGATGGTAGAAGGCAGAAGCGAGCGCGAAGTTGCGCGTTATTTTGGAATTCACCGCAAGACTGTGAAGAAGATGTGTCAATACGCTGCACCGCCGGGTTATCGGCGCAAGCGCGAACCCGTATCTCCCAAGCTTGCTCCTTTCACTGGCATCATTGATGCTATTTTGGAAGCTGACAAACAAGTGCATGTTAAGCAGCGCCATACTGCGATACGGATATTGGAGCGGTTGCGTGAAGAACACGGCTTTACTGGTGGTTATACCATCGTACGTAACTATGTTAACAAGGCTGCAATTCGGCAGAAGGAAATGTTCATGCCGTTAGTGCACTTGCCTGGCCATGCCCAGGTAGACTTTGGTGAAGCCGATGGCTATATTGGTGGCAAACTGGTTCGATTCCATTATTTCTGCCTTGATATGCCGCATTCGGATGGTTGCTTTGTCAAAGCCTATCCAACTGAAGATACCGAATCCTTTCTGGATGGGCATGTTGCTGCCTTTGCATTTTTGGGTGGGATACCGCAATCGATCCTGTACGACAACACCAAGATTGCGGTGGCCAAGATACTGGGCGATGGCAAACGCCAGCGTACCAAGGCATTCAGCGAGCTGCAGAGCCACTATCTGTTTGAAGACAAGTTTGGGCGACCGGCCAAAGGCAACGACAAGGGGAAAGTTGAGGGCATGGTTGGTTACAGTCGCCGCCACTTCATGGTGCCGCTACCCATTGCTGCTGATTTTAATGCCCTGAATGCAAAATTGTTGGATGGGTGCATCAAGCGCCAACAGGCCAAGTTGCGGGGTCAAACTGAAACCATCGCTGAGCGCATGAAACGCGATACGGCTGCATTGATGGCTTTACCTGCAGTTGCTTTTGATGCCTGCCATAAGATTTCCACGCGTGTATCTTCATTATCGCTCGTGCGTTATCGAAGCAACGATTACTCGGTGCCTACTCAATACGGTCACTGGGAGGTACTGGTGAAGGGCTATGTGGATCGCGTAGAGATTTGCCTGGGCACAGATACGATTGCACGTCATGCGCGCAGCTACGGTCGGGAAGAATTCATATACAACCCCTTGCACTACCTGGCATTGTTAGAGCAGAAACCGCGTGCGCTCGATCAAGCGGCACCCTTGCAAGATTGGGTACTACCTGAAGTATTCGATCGGCTGCGTCGCGTGTTGGAAGTCCGCATGGAACGCCGTGGCCGCAAGGAATATATCCAGATTTTGCGGTTGCTGGAGAATTTTAGCCTAGCGCAAGTTGAGCAGGCAATCAAACAAGCGATGGGGTTCGGTACAATTGGTTTTGATGCCATCAAGCATTTGATTCTGTGCGCGATAGAGCAACGACCTGCCAAGCTCGATTTGATGCTCTATCCCTATTTACCCCGTGCCAGCGTGAAATCCACTGAACCACGATCGTATTTAAGCTTGCTGCAAGGATTCAAGTCAAGCCAATCTACGGAGGTGCGTTATGACTGA
- a CDS encoding inovirus-type Gp2 protein, whose translation MISEEEKIYLNTIYNLVSDHSNPGKTILPDYENTHGNAIEYASCIKELDKFLKQFIKHNYRDMVLKPRFDKYKRIIKSKYSWRSSYLSSLPKFIFYARNLPHECIYSERIETFLSVCDNYSFPEYDQNITEFCHDPDKYFLFSNCKISHNEMRVIINGFFRDLYEKLRNPKTKRKILDRERAVGKNYKECVRQIDKLFARYARLVVLRIDFGYEKGQNVNIEDLAKDIDHIHKNKRHNKLFDHLVGYVNKIEYGLEKGMHAHTLLFYDGSKRRPDSDIYFAKEIGEYWVNQITNGRGVYWNRNAEKAKFERNNCLGIGDIHVSDDVKIQNLYGIAEYFCKSEQYLKPRTRRKMKLLRKSFSKGVGKKRGAPRAPEPPRTTQVSTTEEEKLLIRASDKKAA comes from the coding sequence TTGATTTCGGAAGAAGAAAAAATATATTTAAATACTATCTACAATCTGGTGTCAGATCATAGTAATCCCGGGAAAACAATCCTACCTGATTATGAAAATACACACGGCAACGCGATTGAGTATGCAAGTTGTATAAAGGAATTGGATAAATTTTTAAAGCAATTTATAAAACATAATTATCGCGATATGGTCTTAAAACCCAGGTTTGATAAATATAAACGCATCATAAAATCTAAATATTCATGGCGCAGTTCTTATTTATCGAGTCTACCAAAATTTATTTTTTATGCTCGCAATCTTCCTCATGAATGTATCTACAGTGAAAGGATCGAAACTTTTTTATCTGTTTGCGATAATTATTCATTCCCGGAATATGATCAGAATATAACTGAATTCTGTCACGATCCCGACAAATACTTTCTTTTTTCTAATTGTAAAATTTCCCATAATGAAATGAGGGTAATTATTAACGGATTCTTCAGGGATTTATATGAAAAACTCCGTAATCCGAAAACAAAAAGAAAGATTCTTGATAGAGAAAGGGCTGTAGGGAAAAATTATAAAGAATGTGTCCGTCAAATCGATAAACTTTTTGCAAGATATGCGCGATTAGTGGTTTTGAGAATCGATTTTGGCTACGAAAAAGGTCAGAATGTAAATATCGAGGATCTTGCAAAAGACATTGATCATATTCACAAGAACAAACGGCATAATAAATTGTTTGATCATTTAGTGGGCTACGTTAATAAAATCGAATATGGGCTAGAAAAAGGAATGCATGCACATACACTTCTATTTTATGATGGTTCGAAGCGAAGACCTGATAGCGATATTTATTTTGCAAAAGAAATCGGTGAATATTGGGTGAATCAGATAACGAATGGTCGGGGAGTTTATTGGAACCGGAATGCAGAAAAAGCAAAATTCGAAAGGAATAATTGTTTGGGCATCGGTGATATTCATGTCTCAGATGATGTGAAAATTCAAAATTTATATGGGATTGCAGAGTATTTCTGCAAATCTGAGCAATATCTTAAACCTAGAACTCGCCGGAAAATGAAATTATTGCGTAAAAGTTTTTCGAAAGGGGTCGGAAAAAAACGAGGAGCACCTAGAGCACCTGAACCCCCTAGAACAACCCAGGTTAGCACTACAGAAGAAGAAAAGTTACTGATTCGTGCGAGTGATAAGAAAGCAGCTTGA
- a CDS encoding SAM-dependent DNA methyltransferase, with protein MNNEQIKQLEKELWDSADNLRANSKLTAAEYKDPVLGLILLRYAQNRYEEAKIAIEASIPEGPRGKRAATQADFLAAGAMMLPEKSQYEHLANLPEGDDVNEAVNEAMRLIEASYPDLAGILPKNYQELDSDLLRELIRVFNKDSVKTLKGDVFGRIYEFFLMKFSMSGAGAQEGGEFFTPPSLVQLIVNFIEPDHGIIHDPACGSGGMFVQTGHFIKDHSKRAVNEAIKVYGTEQKSNNTRLAKMNLAIHGIEGKIIESNSFYSDPHDLIGKCDFVMANPPFNVNKVDKNKDFVKTDKRLFKDVGIPRADNGNYLWIQYFYHYLNESGRAGFVMASSATDAGASEKLIRQKLIETGAVDCIVAVGNNFFYTRSLPCHLWFLDRGKRPENMRKILMIDARNTFRQINTTLRDFSSEQMEGLTSIIKAYRGEDVSKQFTSNSWLKEHFSDGKYEDVEGLCKIVDVAEVEENDWSLTPGRYVGYSIELDEGFDYDARLAEIHSELESLSSEASSLMQQILRGAAK; from the coding sequence ATGAATAACGAACAAATCAAGCAACTGGAAAAAGAGCTTTGGGATTCTGCGGATAATCTGCGTGCCAACTCTAAGCTGACGGCAGCGGAGTATAAAGACCCTGTATTGGGACTGATTCTGCTGCGTTATGCTCAAAACCGCTACGAAGAAGCCAAGATTGCAATCGAAGCCTCTATCCCTGAAGGGCCGCGGGGTAAACGTGCTGCAACGCAAGCTGACTTCCTTGCTGCCGGTGCAATGATGCTGCCAGAGAAATCGCAATATGAACATCTTGCCAATCTGCCAGAGGGCGATGATGTCAACGAAGCAGTCAATGAAGCCATGCGCCTGATTGAAGCCAGCTACCCCGATCTTGCCGGTATCCTGCCAAAAAACTATCAGGAATTGGATTCCGATTTATTACGCGAGCTGATCCGGGTATTCAATAAAGATTCGGTGAAAACGCTTAAGGGGGACGTGTTTGGGCGTATTTATGAGTTTTTCTTGATGAAGTTTTCCATGAGCGGTGCAGGTGCTCAAGAAGGCGGTGAATTCTTTACGCCTCCATCACTGGTGCAGCTGATTGTTAATTTCATCGAGCCGGATCACGGCATTATTCATGATCCCGCCTGCGGTTCAGGTGGTATGTTTGTTCAGACTGGTCATTTTATAAAAGACCATAGCAAACGGGCTGTAAATGAAGCGATCAAGGTGTATGGCACTGAGCAAAAATCCAATAATACCCGCTTGGCCAAAATGAACCTTGCCATACACGGTATTGAGGGAAAAATCATCGAGAGCAACAGTTTCTACTCCGATCCGCACGATCTGATAGGCAAATGCGATTTCGTAATGGCAAATCCGCCGTTCAACGTCAACAAAGTAGACAAGAACAAAGATTTCGTCAAAACCGACAAGCGCTTGTTTAAGGATGTGGGTATTCCGAGGGCTGATAACGGCAACTATCTGTGGATTCAATATTTTTATCATTACTTGAATGAGAGTGGCCGTGCTGGATTTGTCATGGCATCCTCAGCGACCGATGCGGGGGCGAGTGAGAAACTTATCCGTCAAAAGCTGATTGAAACCGGTGCAGTGGATTGTATCGTGGCGGTGGGAAACAACTTCTTTTACACCCGTTCGCTACCCTGTCATTTATGGTTTCTGGATCGAGGTAAGCGACCCGAAAACATGCGCAAGATATTAATGATTGATGCACGGAATACTTTTCGTCAGATCAACACTACGCTGCGAGACTTCTCATCCGAACAGATGGAAGGCTTAACCTCAATCATAAAAGCTTATCGAGGTGAGGATGTTTCTAAGCAATTTACCAGCAATTCATGGCTGAAAGAACATTTCTCCGACGGGAAATATGAGGATGTCGAAGGTCTGTGCAAAATTGTGGATGTGGCAGAAGTTGAGGAAAATGATTGGAGCCTTACACCAGGCCGCTATGTGGGTTATTCCATCGAGCTTGATGAAGGGTTTGATTATGATGCACGTCTTGCCGAAATTCACAGTGAACTGGAAAGCTTGAGCTCTGAGGCCAGCAGCCTCATGCAACAAATTCTAAGAGGTGCGGCAAAATGA
- a CDS encoding integrase arm-type DNA-binding domain-containing protein, whose amino-acid sequence MAKEVKRLKAVQINSLPPGTHSDGDNLLLRVRDSGSRSWVFRYKQNGRAIELGLGSTTDRTLAEAREIAGNMRRAIANGQSPKEVLRIEKPSKTFADYALECIEHKKTGWRNSKHEAQWRNTLMQYAFPFIGDKSIINIGVDDVKAVLNPIWKDKTETASRVRQRIEVVLDYAFLHENIDKSNPARWKGCLDHIFPAPKKVTPVVHFNAIPYGKLIEVMEALRAKDETSMSAYCVRWIALTACRSSEARGMTWGEIDKTTKTWTIPANRMKSGRMHRVPLSRECLEIVTLLEKYKSGNDDHVFGRKLSDVAISKMLKSVSYPEATIHGLRSSFRDWCGDKTNFSREVCEAALAHVIENQTEAAYRRSDLFEKRRELMTKWGEYIDKL is encoded by the coding sequence ATGGCAAAGGAAGTCAAAAGACTAAAAGCAGTACAAATCAATTCTCTCCCACCCGGCACTCACTCGGACGGTGATAATCTGCTTTTACGGGTAAGAGATTCCGGTTCTCGCAGTTGGGTATTCCGATATAAGCAAAATGGCCGAGCTATCGAGCTTGGATTAGGCTCAACAACGGATAGAACGCTAGCTGAGGCCCGTGAAATCGCCGGTAACATGCGGCGCGCAATCGCAAATGGCCAATCTCCTAAAGAAGTATTGCGAATAGAAAAGCCTAGCAAGACCTTCGCTGACTATGCGCTCGAATGCATAGAACATAAAAAAACTGGATGGCGGAACAGCAAGCACGAGGCCCAATGGAGAAACACGCTTATGCAATATGCGTTTCCATTCATTGGCGATAAATCCATCATAAATATTGGCGTGGATGATGTTAAAGCCGTGCTTAACCCAATCTGGAAAGATAAGACGGAAACCGCATCAAGGGTAAGACAGCGAATAGAAGTAGTGCTGGATTACGCTTTTCTTCATGAAAATATAGATAAGAGCAACCCCGCTCGATGGAAAGGTTGTTTAGACCACATATTTCCAGCACCGAAGAAAGTAACTCCTGTCGTTCATTTTAATGCGATTCCCTATGGCAAGTTGATTGAAGTCATGGAAGCATTGCGTGCAAAAGACGAAACCAGCATGAGCGCTTATTGCGTTAGATGGATAGCTCTGACTGCTTGCAGAAGTTCAGAAGCACGCGGCATGACTTGGGGTGAAATCGATAAGACCACAAAAACATGGACAATTCCAGCCAACCGAATGAAATCGGGTCGAATGCACCGTGTGCCGTTAAGCCGTGAGTGCCTGGAAATAGTGACTTTATTGGAAAAATATAAATCAGGGAATGATGATCATGTGTTTGGCCGGAAACTCAGCGACGTGGCCATTAGTAAAATGCTCAAAAGCGTTTCTTACCCTGAAGCTACCATACATGGCCTACGAAGTTCATTTCGTGATTGGTGTGGCGACAAAACCAATTTTTCACGGGAAGTTTGCGAAGCGGCATTAGCTCATGTGATCGAGAACCAAACAGAAGCTGCTTACCGAAGAAGTGATTTATTTGAAAAACGACGTGAGTTAATGACGAAGTGGGGAGAATATATCGATAAACTGTAG
- a CDS encoding DUF932 domain-containing protein translates to MSHLVQNMAYTGATPWHQLGNRLPAKQPIEVWAEKAGMDWSICEAPVRYMTEQIGSLGSLRSFDEQKVLYRSDTKAPLSVVSERYQVVQPKTILEFYRDLTEVSGFELETAGVLKEGKKFWALARTGKETKLKGDDAVNGYILLATSCDGTLATTATPTTIRVVCNNTLAIALKGASSAIKVPHSTSFDAQAVKKQLGIAVSQWDSFMYCMKTLSERKVKSHESMNYFLKVLCQTDDHDNQPSGLKNERALKTVQSLYDGHGRGAQLASANGTAWGLLCAVTEFVDHEKRARSQGHRLDSAWFGQGANLKQRALDYALQLVE, encoded by the coding sequence ATGTCACATCTCGTTCAAAATATGGCTTATACAGGCGCAACACCCTGGCACCAGCTGGGCAACCGTTTACCCGCCAAACAACCGATCGAAGTCTGGGCGGAGAAAGCCGGGATGGATTGGAGTATCTGCGAAGCGCCAGTGCGCTACATGACGGAACAAATCGGATCATTGGGTTCATTGCGGTCGTTTGACGAACAAAAGGTGCTGTACCGCAGCGATACCAAAGCACCATTATCGGTAGTCAGTGAACGCTATCAGGTCGTTCAGCCCAAGACCATCCTGGAGTTTTATCGCGATCTCACCGAAGTATCCGGTTTTGAACTCGAAACCGCCGGAGTTCTCAAGGAAGGCAAGAAATTCTGGGCTTTGGCCCGTACCGGCAAGGAAACCAAGCTCAAAGGCGATGATGCCGTCAACGGTTACATTCTGCTTGCCACCTCCTGCGATGGCACACTGGCCACCACCGCAACACCTACCACCATTCGCGTAGTGTGCAACAACACACTAGCCATCGCGCTCAAAGGCGCCAGCAGCGCTATCAAAGTGCCGCACAGCACCAGCTTCGATGCGCAAGCCGTCAAAAAGCAACTCGGTATCGCCGTATCGCAGTGGGATAGCTTCATGTACTGCATGAAAACCCTGTCGGAGCGCAAAGTCAAAAGCCACGAATCGATGAATTACTTCCTCAAAGTGCTATGCCAAACCGATGATCACGACAATCAACCGTCCGGCCTCAAAAACGAACGGGCCTTGAAAACCGTGCAGTCGCTGTATGACGGCCACGGTAGAGGCGCGCAACTGGCATCCGCCAACGGCACGGCTTGGGGGTTGCTCTGCGCAGTCACCGAGTTTGTCGATCATGAAAAAAGAGCCAGAAGCCAAGGGCACAGACTCGATAGCGCATGGTTCGGCCAAGGTGCGAACCTGAAACAACGCGCCCTCGATTACGCGCTGCAACTGGTGGAGTAA
- a CDS encoding AlpA family phage regulatory protein has protein sequence MILNSENIQYPDTILIRINTVRLMTGLSRSAIYSRLQPSSPYYDPDFPRQVKLANGRKGASAWSLKEIEDWIRTRLNNRK, from the coding sequence ATGATTCTCAACAGCGAAAATATTCAATATCCAGACACAATTCTTATAAGAATCAATACGGTAAGATTAATGACGGGACTCTCTAGGAGCGCTATTTATTCACGATTGCAGCCTAGCTCTCCTTACTATGATCCTGATTTTCCTCGGCAGGTTAAACTCGCGAATGGGCGTAAAGGCGCATCGGCGTGGTCACTAAAGGAGATTGAGGACTGGATTCGCACACGTCTAAATAATCGTAAATAA